Within Winogradskyella helgolandensis, the genomic segment TTCAATTCGGCGTAACGGTTTTCTCAAATAGTGCACAACGGTTTTGTGTATAAGTTAGTTGCGTGGTTTGGCAACTAATTTAGCAAAAATTGACCGAACCCGAGAAAATTCCAGCGGAATTTTCGCACGTAATCTAAAAAAAGCAATTAATTATACACGTTGTTAGCTTTTAGTGCTTTTTTGTCCGTTTAGTAATTTATTCCGAATTTATTTTTTTTCGATAATTTTTATTTTCAAAGTTTGAGTAAATTCCGCAGTTTTTGATTCCGCAAACTTGCTCAAATTCCGCAACTTGCTAAATTCCGATTGCGTGAGATTCCGAGTTTCCAATTCAGTTTTAGATTCCGCAAACAAGCTAAAAAATCAAGCGTAATTCAATTCAGAGTTTGAGTGAGCAATTCCGCTGTTGTATTTCATTCCACATTTGAGTGATAATTCCGAAAATTTTTGAAATTCGACACACAGTTTTTCTAATTTATCTTACTTAAAATTCTAAAAAAAAATCGAAAAATAAACCAGGCTTTTTTCAAACCGCAAACTTGCTCCAGCATTAAAGCTAACGGTTACGTATAAGAATAGTGCGGTGTTTGTAAGCGAGGATTTTCCGCAGGAAAATCAGAAGCAAGTAAACACACTATTAATTTAGATAAAGCACAAAACACGTATTATTTTTATACAATGTTGCCATGCGTGATTTTATTATTTTTGCGCAATTAAATATATAAAAATTTTACGCAACAAAAAAGAGTCCGACGCAACAGTTGCGTATTACTTGGCACAAGTCAGATTTTAAAAAACATAAGAGTAAAATTATTAGCGCGTACACCTTGCGAATTGATTCTTTAAAGTCAGTTGATTAATATTTTGAGTTATTATTTTAAACTACTTTTTAAGCGGTTTTAGAACTTTTTTTTAGAGCTGAGTGAGCATGAATGGCAACAATTGGATATACGCTATTGTCTATATCCAATCTATAGCGTTTATTACAAATCTAATATAATTTTAGAATAATGAGACTTTTATAAAACAGTATAAAGATTAACCTTAAAAAATTGAAGACCTTAAATACGCAGTTGCAGACCTTAATGTTTTTTATATCATTTACATTAGAAGCGCTACAACTTGTAAAATAAAGAGGGAATTTTCGTTATATTTTTAGATAGTTTATGGTTTGCAATACACATGTCTAATTTGTGTAAGTTAACAAGGTCCACGAGGGTTAGAACTAACTATAACCTCTATGTAATGGTCTTACCATCTTTTAAGAATATCATTTTTAAGCTATAAAAATATTATCGTTTTAAAGAGAAATGCCCCTCAAATATTTTTCCATTACCAAGATTAGCAGTAAACCAATAATCGTTTGGCGCCATCTCTGTTCCATTATAAAACCCGTCCCAGCCAAAGTCATTTGCAGATAGTTGTTTCATTAATTTACCGTACCTATCATAGATTAATATGGTTGAGTTTGGAAACTTATTAATGCCGTTAATTCTCCAAAAATCATTGTCACCATCGTTGTTTGGTGTAAAGAATTTTGGATAGTCAATTATAATAACTTCTCTAGACGCTTCACCACAATCATTTTTATCTCTTACATACACATCATAAACACCACCTTTAAGATCAGGAAAGAAATTACTGTTTTGATAGTGGATGCCATCTATGGAGTATTCGAAATCTCCATCTCCGGTGGCAATGATTTCGATAAAGTTATGGCCTAATTCTCCATAATTCACATCTTCTATTGCGATTGGCATAGAGCGAGTTAAACGGAACGAAAATGATTGTTCGCACTCCGTATTATTTTCGAGTTGTGTTATAGATATTGTATACGTTCCTTCGTTTTCTAGGGTAACATGACGCGTAGAAGATAATAATGTGCCATTTTCAGAATACCATGCGTATGTGTAAAAGCCGGTGTCTACAGATAATGAAAGTGAGGGTTCTAAGTAACAAATCATATAATCTTCGTCTAAGTCAATTTCTGGCAAAGGATTAACGATTAAATTAAAAGAGGTTTCAGAATAACAGATTGGATTAGAAGCATCTTCAACTTTTACATTGATGGTTTGAGAAAATGGTTCCGTATTTTCGAAAGTGCTTGGTAATGGACTTGGAAGCGGACTTCCATTAGCGTCGTAATAAGCTATTACTAACCCCGTTTGATTACCAATTATAGCCTGTTCAATTGATGAGGTATCGAATTCCGAATACCCATCACCTTGGTCACAAGCGTATAAATTACTAGGATGATTAATATTAGGTTGGGTAATTGTTTGTAACTGAAATGTTGTTTCGTCATAACATGCTGAGGACGTATTTGTAACTCTCGCTGTTATAGTTTGATTAAACGCGCTTGTGTTGGTAAAAGGATTTGGTAAGGGACTTGGTAGTTGATTATTGTTTTCATCAAAATAACTGATGCTTAAACCCGATTGACCATTGAGCAATTGACTTTCTATAGTAGAGGTATCAAAATATTCAGAAATACCATCATTATTATCGTCACAGCCTAATAGGTTTGGGATATCATTGGCAACAGGATTCGTATTTACGGACAAATTAATTACAATATCAGACACGCAATTTGTAGTTGTACTTGTAACTCTAGCCGTTATAATATCTTCATTAATTGTAAGATTTGTAAAATTGGAATAGTCCGAAGGTAGAATTGTAGCATTGTTGCTATTAATTAATTCTACATTGAGATTTGGTTGCCCATTAATTAAATCGCTTGGTATGTTGCTTAAATCAAATGTGGTAAAACCATCACTATCATCATCACAGAAAAATAAATCATCTATAGTATTAATTTCGGGTGCTGCGGTTACTATGATATCAAAAGAGGTTTCAGAATAGCAACAGAGACTCCCTTGATTATAAACTCTTACTTTTATGGTTTCTAGATCTCTAACCGTATTTGAATAGGGATTAGGTAAGGTGTTATGTTCCGCACCGTTACCATCAACAAAGGTCACAATTCTATCGGTTTGTCCACCTAAAACTTGTGCTGTAATTGTTGAAATATCAATGGATGATGATAGACCTGTTCCAAAACTATCTTCGCACGCATAGATGTTATTAATGCCATAAGCAGTAGGCGGTTCTATGACATTGATAGTTTCGGTAATAACTTCAATAGTTCCATTCGTTGTAGTCACTGTAGCGCTCACCGTAAAGGTACCGTCTGCTGAAAAATCATGAAACGGAGATAAATCTACGGACGTATTATTTGTGCCAGAAGCTACATCTCCAAAGTCCCATTGTATAGAAGCAACATTTGAAGCTTCTTCAATACTAAACTCTTTTAGAAACTCTGAACAGATATTAGAAATGTTCATTGAAAGCGTATTGGATGTATGATTAACATCTCCTGTTACATTGATGTAAAAATTAGCATTTGGCCTTCCAAAAGATGCTGTAGAAACATATTGATCATTACCTGCAGGTCCACCTCCGAAATTGGTACAGCCTCTTTGCCAAGATAATTCGTTACTTTGAGTAGAACCTGCAATAAAGGCGAGTCCGCTTCCGTATGCAATTCCTTTGTGAACTTCAACTAAAATTTTCTCAACTCCCGCCGGAATAACGATTGGAGTATCAAAAACAACCTCAACGATCTGAGGGCTATCTCCTATAGTAGGTGAGAGTTCTTGGTTTTGACTACTTCCTATGAGGTTTGATGTTGAAAATGAGTCTGGGAAATTATCGTCTATTTCATAAATATTAAAACTAATTTCGGGTAACCATCCGACATTATTAATACCTACTTGCCCCGAATTAATGACATACTCTTCATCGGTTGAAATTCCAAATTCATCTAAATCAAATGCTCT encodes:
- a CDS encoding T9SS type B sorting domain-containing protein yields the protein MPKPLQFILLGILCFGYSIQSFAQITLTHNVGTTPIATDMFSCERDESWSKIFVLEDFGINPNEQFKITSGQVALSQSNDGALLQFNVYSIDANFPVFFYSLYPPVVLGRRGIGQSPNINGTPEIINVEFDEPIIVPAGVERILVTVQKHDDFYNPASSQVFIAGTAEDTGESWYEGCDENYGLTPTTDLVNPVPDANFYINVTGEIIDIQSTGSTTRLSHNGCDDIIKTDIHSCSSSYIYWARAFDLDEFGISTDEEYVINSGQVGINNVGWLPEISFNIYEIDDNFPDSFSTSNLIGSSQNQELSPTIGDSPQIVEVVFDTPIVIPAGVEKILVEVHKGIAYGSGLAFIAGSTQSNELSWQRGCTNFGGGPAGNDQYVSTASFGRPNANFYINVTGDVNHTSNTLSMNISNICSEFLKEFSIEEASNVASIQWDFGDVASGTNNTSVDLSPFHDFSADGTFTVSATVTTTNGTIEVITETINVIEPPTAYGINNIYACEDSFGTGLSSSIDISTITAQVLGGQTDRIVTFVDGNGAEHNTLPNPYSNTVRDLETIKVRVYNQGSLCCYSETSFDIIVTAAPEINTIDDLFFCDDDSDGFTTFDLSNIPSDLINGQPNLNVELINSNNATILPSDYSNFTNLTINEDIITARVTSTTTNCVSDIVINLSVNTNPVANDIPNLLGCDDNNDGISEYFDTSTIESQLLNGQSGLSISYFDENNNQLPSPLPNPFTNTSAFNQTITARVTNTSSACYDETTFQLQTITQPNINHPSNLYACDQGDGYSEFDTSSIEQAIIGNQTGLVIAYYDANGSPLPSPLPSTFENTEPFSQTINVKVEDASNPICYSETSFNLIVNPLPEIDLDEDYMICYLEPSLSLSVDTGFYTYAWYSENGTLLSSTRHVTLENEGTYTISITQLENNTECEQSFSFRLTRSMPIAIEDVNYGELGHNFIEIIATGDGDFEYSIDGIHYQNSNFFPDLKGGVYDVYVRDKNDCGEASREVIIIDYPKFFTPNNDGDNDFWRINGINKFPNSTILIYDRYGKLMKQLSANDFGWDGFYNGTEMAPNDYWFTANLGNGKIFEGHFSLKR